In a genomic window of Arachnia rubra:
- a CDS encoding LuxR C-terminal-related transcriptional regulator, which produces MLTTFNTDDYVLRALKAGARGFLLKDTSPAEMLDAIRRAAAGEPVLSPQVAGQVIAAATAQERVDTAAKQNLDSLTTRERDVARLLAEGKSNQDIAHELYMSLATVKANITRIFLKLEVDNRVAAAMRIRDGGGIPKD; this is translated from the coding sequence ATGCTCACCACCTTCAACACCGATGACTACGTGTTGCGTGCTCTGAAGGCCGGGGCACGTGGTTTCCTCCTCAAGGACACCTCTCCCGCCGAGATGCTGGACGCCATCCGCCGCGCCGCCGCAGGGGAGCCGGTGCTGTCGCCACAGGTCGCGGGGCAGGTCATCGCGGCCGCCACCGCTCAGGAGCGGGTGGATACGGCCGCCAAGCAGAACCTGGACTCCCTGACCACCCGGGAACGCGACGTCGCCCGCCTGCTCGCGGAGGGCAAGTCGAACCAGGACATAGCCCACGAGCTCTACATGAGTCTGGCGACGGTGAAAGCCAACATCACCCGGATCTTCCTGAAACTGGAAGTCGACAACCGGGTGGCAGCAGCAATGCGGATCCGCGACGGCGGCGGAATCCCCAAAGACTGA
- a CDS encoding sensor histidine kinase, producing the protein MNHHPSGAPFRRGRSLTVWPLTGLMQLYYVSPLLWSTLRRGWDAAMLLPPACDVLSLALIAGRQSRHLAKLLVAAVVLRTMGPELNPALVILTAYLARWRPLPQALLSGTAAMLACAVEGFRGNWNQPVIVQATFLALGIVTATAVGHGIQQRQKTLAAEAAREEAARRADEARLEQVRLAERERIAREMHDVVAHRISLVAMASGALAYRDNMTPTEIREAAQLINDNAKRSLNELRLVLGTLRDSGSAPAPPQPGIEQVPILVAEARQAGQHIGLDVQADLAEVPSQVGRHGFHIVQESLTNARKHAPGAPVEVRVTGSRGEGLLIRVTNPLTGTPRGPGSRLGLVGLAERMELIGGRWSASERDGCCPSPIHQRSSCSPPSTPMTTCCVL; encoded by the coding sequence GTGAATCACCATCCCTCCGGTGCCCCCTTCCGACGAGGGCGGTCGCTCACCGTGTGGCCGCTCACCGGACTGATGCAGCTCTACTACGTCTCTCCGCTGCTGTGGTCTACGCTGCGGCGGGGCTGGGATGCCGCCATGCTCCTACCGCCGGCCTGCGACGTCTTGTCCCTGGCCTTGATCGCAGGACGCCAGAGCCGCCACCTGGCAAAACTGCTGGTGGCCGCGGTGGTGCTGCGGACCATGGGGCCTGAGCTGAACCCGGCCCTGGTGATCCTGACGGCCTATCTCGCCAGGTGGCGTCCTCTGCCGCAGGCCCTGCTCTCCGGGACGGCAGCGATGCTGGCTTGCGCGGTGGAGGGCTTCAGGGGGAACTGGAATCAGCCGGTCATCGTGCAGGCCACGTTCCTGGCGCTGGGCATCGTCACCGCAACCGCCGTCGGCCATGGAATCCAGCAGCGGCAGAAGACCCTGGCCGCGGAGGCGGCACGGGAGGAGGCCGCCCGGCGGGCTGACGAGGCCCGCCTGGAGCAGGTGCGGCTGGCCGAACGCGAGCGCATCGCCCGCGAGATGCATGACGTGGTGGCCCACCGCATCTCACTGGTAGCGATGGCCTCCGGGGCGCTCGCCTACCGCGACAACATGACCCCCACCGAGATCCGCGAGGCCGCCCAGCTCATCAACGACAACGCAAAACGCTCTCTCAACGAACTGCGCCTGGTGCTCGGCACCCTGCGGGACTCCGGTTCCGCCCCAGCCCCACCCCAGCCGGGAATCGAGCAGGTGCCGATACTGGTCGCGGAGGCGCGGCAGGCCGGACAACACATCGGCCTCGACGTCCAGGCGGATCTGGCCGAGGTGCCCAGCCAGGTCGGCCGCCACGGCTTCCACATCGTGCAGGAGAGCCTGACCAACGCCCGCAAGCATGCGCCCGGCGCCCCCGTCGAGGTGCGAGTGACGGGATCGCGCGGCGAGGGACTGCTCATCCGGGTCACCAATCCCCTCACTGGCACGCCCCGTGGCCCGGGCTCCCGGCTGGGACTGGTTGGATTGGCGGAGCGGATGGAGCTGATCGGCGGCCGCTGGTCGGCTAGCGAGCGGGACGGCTGCTGTCCCAGCCCAATCCACCAGCGATCATCATGCTCACCACCTTCAACACCGATGACTACGTGTTGCGTGCTCTGA